The proteins below come from a single Patescibacteria group bacterium genomic window:
- a CDS encoding class I SAM-dependent methyltransferase — protein sequence MKLNFRSIVKGIGHSPLIDVLLFPFVFISAVILRAVRRIGLEHLKISKKALLKVGVMPICNHYYEPLFDKKCLRKPLSENRELPGIDWNITEQISLLEKFHYNDEFDNIPSDYIDDLSFNFNNDSFESGDAEYWYNIVRLKKPKTIVEIGSGSSTKIAQLAIKKNIIEDENYKCEHICIEPYEMPWLEELNVDVIRKKVEEVNKEVFKKLDTNDILFIDSSHMIRPQGDVLYEYLELLPTLNNGVIVHIHDIFSPKDYPEDWVIGKVRFWNEQYLLEAFLTSNSKWRIIGALNFLHHKKYKLLKDKCPRLTPEREPGSFYIQKQA from the coding sequence ATGAAACTGAATTTTAGATCTATTGTAAAAGGCATAGGACATTCACCATTAATTGATGTATTATTATTTCCATTTGTATTTATTTCAGCGGTTATTTTACGTGCTGTTCGTCGCATCGGCTTAGAACATCTGAAAATATCCAAAAAAGCTTTATTGAAAGTTGGAGTAATGCCGATTTGCAATCATTATTATGAGCCACTATTTGATAAAAAATGCCTACGCAAACCCTTATCAGAAAATCGAGAATTGCCAGGAATTGATTGGAATATTACAGAACAAATTTCTCTTTTAGAGAAGTTTCATTACAATGATGAATTTGATAATATCCCAAGTGATTATATAGATGATCTGTCATTTAACTTTAATAATGATTCATTTGAATCAGGTGATGCCGAATACTGGTATAATATTGTTAGACTTAAAAAACCCAAGACAATTGTTGAAATTGGTAGTGGCAGTTCAACAAAGATTGCTCAATTGGCTATTAAAAAAAATATAATTGAAGATGAAAATTATAAATGCGAACATATTTGTATTGAACCATACGAAATGCCTTGGCTTGAGGAACTGAATGTTGATGTTATTCGTAAGAAAGTTGAAGAAGTCAACAAGGAAGTATTTAAAAAATTAGATACTAATGATATTCTTTTCATTGACTCATCACACATGATACGTCCTCAAGGAGACGTATTGTACGAGTATCTTGAATTATTACCTACTTTAAATAACGGGGTGATTGTCCATATTCATGATATCTTTTCGCCTAAAGACTATCCGGAAGATTGGGTAATTGGAAAAGTGAGGTTCTGGAATGAACAATACTTGCTGGAAGCATTTCTAACATCTAATAGTAAATGGAGAATTATTGGGGCATTAAACTTTTTACATCATAAAAAATATAAATTATTAAAGGATAAATGCCCTAGATTGACTCCAGAAAGGGAGCCGGGTTCCTTTTATATTCAAAAACAGGCATGA
- a CDS encoding NUDIX domain-containing protein — protein sequence MSQNNESNPPSIGVATVVAKEGKIAIGKDTRKGEAVFGVPGGHWESGETLKECAAREVKEESGIKIENIQLISVYDFYRTDKEKSYVTIGMKADYVDGNFSDLENEGRLDWQWYTPKDALKLNLFPADKILIERYLSGIIFE from the coding sequence ATGTCTCAAAATAATGAATCCAATCCTCCATCTATTGGAGTGGCTACGGTTGTAGCAAAAGAGGGGAAAATTGCCATTGGCAAAGATACTCGTAAGGGAGAAGCTGTCTTTGGTGTTCCAGGTGGACATTGGGAATCAGGCGAAACGCTAAAAGAATGTGCTGCTCGTGAGGTTAAAGAGGAAAGTGGTATTAAAATAGAAAATATTCAACTTATTTCGGTATATGATTTTTATAGAACCGATAAAGAAAAAAGTTATGTTACTATTGGAATGAAGGCAGATTATGTAGATGGTAACTTTTCCGATCTCGAGAACGAGGGACGATTGGATTGGCAATGGTATACACCAAAGGATGCTTTAAAACTTAATCTATTCCCGGCAGACAAAATTTTGATAGAAAGATATTTATCTGGAATAATTTTTGAATAA
- a CDS encoding nucleoside triphosphate pyrophosphatase, whose product MKKIILASTSPRRTELLKNIGLKFSVEDSKYQEDMGKKISPVRLAKFLALSKAQAVAKRHAKGIVIGADTFVVLGGQLLGKPKNKADARKMLKKISGKDVLVITGFAIIDAGTGKKHSGHSTAKVSIKNLTSGEIEWYIRTGEPLDKAGAFAVQEYGAVLIRKLSGDYFSVVGLPIYMVAEALKKFGITVMK is encoded by the coding sequence ATGAAAAAAATTATACTTGCCTCTACATCACCAAGAAGAACTGAACTGCTGAAAAATATAGGTTTGAAATTTTCAGTTGAAGACAGCAAATACCAGGAGGACATGGGGAAAAAAATATCACCGGTCCGTCTGGCCAAGTTTTTGGCTTTGAGCAAAGCACAGGCCGTGGCAAAAAGGCACGCAAAGGGGATTGTCATCGGTGCGGATACCTTTGTAGTGCTAGGCGGACAGTTACTGGGCAAGCCGAAGAATAAAGCTGATGCCCGAAAAATGCTGAAAAAGATCAGTGGAAAAGATGTTTTGGTGATAACCGGTTTTGCGATTATTGACGCGGGAACGGGAAAGAAACATTCCGGTCACAGTACCGCAAAGGTTTCTATTAAGAATCTGACGTCCGGTGAGATAGAATGGTACATCAGGACCGGAGAACCACTGGATAAAGCGGGCGCTTTCGCTGTTCAGGAATACGGTGCAGTACTGATCCGGAAGCTGTCTGGTGATTATTTCAGCGTTGTCGGGTTACCAATTTACATGGTTGCAGAAGCACTAAAAAAATTTGGAATTACAGTAATGAAATAA
- a CDS encoding YdeI/OmpD-associated family protein: protein MIEKQKESGPLHKVPKDLNEVLKANSDLLAVWDNLTPLARNEWICWVTIVKKPETRKEHLERLSAELLEGKRRPCCWPGCPHRRPSAKKWFK from the coding sequence ATGATTGAAAAGCAGAAAGAATCGGGCCCACTTCATAAAGTCCCAAAGGATCTAAATGAAGTTTTAAAAGCCAATTCTGATTTACTGGCAGTATGGGACAATCTTACTCCCCTTGCCCGCAATGAGTGGATTTGCTGGGTTACAATTGTAAAGAAACCCGAGACAAGAAAAGAACATCTGGAACGCTTGTCAGCTGAACTACTTGAAGGAAAACGCAGACCCTGCTGTTGGCCCGGTTGCCCTCATCGCAGACCAAGTGCAAAGAAGTGGTTTAAATAA
- a CDS encoding AAA family ATPase: MNYYIIIRGPLGCGKSTISEKLTKIIDAKYFAIDRILDEGHFTLSEEDGYVSQESFKKANNIIIPEAIKILKSGKSIIFDGNFYWKSQIDDLIKKIDFPHYVFTLKAPVELCIERDAKRDKAHGKDAATVVHKKSTEFTYGTEIDVTKNIDECTKKILSYLPKI, encoded by the coding sequence ATGAACTATTATATTATAATTAGAGGTCCACTAGGTTGTGGTAAATCCACAATTTCTGAAAAATTAACAAAAATAATTGATGCTAAATATTTTGCTATTGATAGAATTTTAGATGAGGGTCATTTTACCTTAAGTGAAGAAGATGGTTATGTCTCACAAGAAAGTTTTAAAAAAGCAAATAATATAATAATCCCCGAAGCGATTAAAATTTTAAAATCCGGTAAATCAATTATTTTTGATGGTAATTTTTATTGGAAATCTCAAATTGATGATTTAATAAAAAAGATTGATTTTCCCCATTATGTATTTACCCTAAAAGCCCCCGTTGAGCTTTGTATAGAGAGAGATGCGAAAAGGGATAAGGCTCATGGAAAAGATGCTGCCACTGTTGTCCATAAAAAATCTACTGAATTTACTTATGGCACAGAAATTGATGTTACTAAAAATATTGATGAATGTACAAAAAAAATACTTTCATATTTACCAAAAATATGA
- a CDS encoding ABC transporter permease gives MNIFESIRFAFSSIWANRLRSVLTMLGIIIGVFSVITLVSIGDGVKQEFTGAIDSFGGNLAAVIAGDITNEEMNPTSFMSMSSLTMGDVEAISGVENVNAVAPLMIVPGSVTPPAGNPYLPMVLATNDRMDEVVDIKTIEGRNISAEDIAEKAKVILVGRDAAKSDFNGSAVGQKVKVLEEEFEVIGVVETDMEFLSGGGEESNMMTSQLPNLHKAYTIPITTAENTMDALNIFRIMIDFKSTDAVIPGVDKIDALMLERHKGIKDFTVMTTDDMLELFDEFFGILTNAIAGIAAISLIVGGIGIMNIMLVSVTERTREIGIRKALGASGSNILFQFLVESSVLSLVGGFIGVGLAFLVTQFITQYYGIPALITINSLGLAFGVSVIVGIVFGIMPASKAARKNPIEALRYE, from the coding sequence ATGAATATATTTGAAAGCATCCGATTTGCATTTTCATCGATCTGGGCGAATCGCCTAAGGTCAGTTTTGACAATGCTTGGCATAATAATTGGCGTATTTTCAGTTATCACTTTGGTGAGTATTGGAGATGGCGTAAAACAGGAATTTACCGGTGCGATTGATTCCTTCGGCGGAAATCTGGCGGCTGTAATTGCAGGTGATATCACAAACGAAGAGATGAACCCCACTTCATTTATGAGCATGTCGTCACTGACAATGGGCGATGTGGAAGCGATCAGCGGTGTTGAAAATGTAAATGCAGTCGCTCCACTCATGATAGTTCCGGGATCGGTTACTCCACCGGCGGGTAATCCCTATCTGCCGATGGTTTTAGCCACAAACGATCGGATGGACGAGGTTGTTGATATTAAAACAATTGAAGGCAGAAATATTTCCGCGGAAGATATAGCAGAAAAGGCGAAAGTAATACTGGTGGGTCGCGATGCGGCAAAGAGTGATTTTAATGGGTCTGCTGTCGGACAGAAAGTGAAAGTGTTGGAAGAAGAATTTGAAGTAATAGGGGTGGTAGAAACAGATATGGAATTTCTGAGCGGTGGCGGTGAAGAAAGTAATATGATGACCAGTCAGCTGCCGAATCTGCATAAAGCATATACTATACCGATTACCACAGCGGAAAATACCATGGATGCTTTGAATATATTCCGAATTATGATTGATTTCAAATCGACCGACGCAGTGATCCCCGGTGTTGATAAAATTGATGCATTAATGCTGGAAAGGCATAAGGGAATTAAGGATTTTACAGTAATGACAACAGATGACATGCTAGAATTATTTGATGAATTCTTTGGAATTTTGACAAACGCGATTGCCGGAATAGCAGCAATATCTTTAATTGTGGGAGGAATCGGAATTATGAATATCATGCTTGTCTCTGTAACAGAAAGAACCAGGGAAATCGGAATCAGGAAAGCACTGGGTGCTTCGGGATCAAATATTCTGTTCCAGTTTTTAGTTGAATCAAGCGTATTAAGCCTGGTCGGTGGTTTTATCGGGGTTGGACTGGCATTTCTGGTTACGCAGTTTATTACGCAGTATTATGGGATTCCGGCATTGATAACTATAAATTCACTCGGGCTGGCATTTGGTGTTTCGGTGATTGTCGGAATAGTATTTGGAATAATGCCGGCATCAAAGGCCGCTAGAAAAAATCCAATAGAAGCATTGCGCTATGAATAA
- a CDS encoding hemolysin family protein: MLINTIILIALLLIAGFFSAAESALLSITDVKVRTFLKQKKRGAGTLQKLKRNPRRMIIVILVGNNVANISAASLMSIIVNDSFGSAALGYATGILTLLVLIFGEITPKTFANRFSGTISLWISRPIYLFGIVIFPVTWLLEWITSAMHKLVKVQDHESITETEIKEMIQFGVEKNVIEPHEQYIMNRALKFSDISVKEIMVPFKNIFSLPGEKNVAEAMNKIILSGYSRVPIYERDPKNIVSVALAKDIARQLVKKNDSIQINQIAKKPIIVDEDFKIKYLFKIFQRTHVHIAVIVDKQQRTVGIATLEDLLEELVGEIEDESDKIESGQIA, translated from the coding sequence ATGCTAATCAATACTATTATATTAATCGCGCTTCTACTGATTGCTGGTTTTTTTTCCGCAGCTGAAAGCGCATTGCTTTCCATAACCGATGTGAAAGTACGAACGTTCCTCAAACAGAAAAAAAGGGGAGCGGGTACACTGCAAAAGTTAAAAAGAAATCCACGCAGAATGATTATTGTGATACTGGTCGGTAACAACGTAGCGAATATTTCTGCGGCATCGCTCATGTCAATAATCGTTAATGATAGTTTCGGTTCGGCAGCGCTTGGTTATGCTACCGGAATACTGACTCTACTGGTATTGATCTTCGGAGAGATTACCCCAAAAACATTTGCTAACCGGTTTTCTGGTACAATTTCACTGTGGATTTCGCGTCCAATATATTTGTTCGGCATAGTAATATTTCCTGTTACCTGGCTATTGGAATGGATAACCAGCGCAATGCACAAATTAGTAAAGGTGCAGGATCATGAATCGATAACAGAAACAGAAATAAAAGAAATGATCCAGTTCGGTGTGGAAAAAAATGTAATCGAACCGCATGAGCAGTACATCATGAACCGCGCTCTGAAATTCAGTGATATATCGGTGAAAGAAATTATGGTGCCTTTTAAAAATATTTTTTCTCTACCTGGCGAGAAAAACGTTGCTGAAGCGATGAATAAAATAATTCTGAGTGGATATTCACGCGTCCCGATCTATGAGAGAGATCCCAAAAATATCGTTAGTGTGGCGCTGGCAAAAGACATTGCACGTCAGTTAGTGAAAAAAAATGATTCAATTCAGATAAATCAGATCGCCAAAAAGCCGATTATTGTTGATGAGGATTTTAAGATAAAATATTTGTTCAAAATATTTCAAAGAACTCATGTCCACATTGCTGTGATTGTTGATAAACAACAGAGGACTGTTGGTATAGCCACTTTAGAGGACTTGTTGGAAGAACTGGTGGGGGAAATAGAGGACGAAAGTGACAAAATAGAAAGCGGACAGATTGCTTGA
- a CDS encoding metal-sulfur cluster assembly factor codes for MNKKTEKKTAKKLPKKITRQDAENALMEVIDPELGINIVDLGLVYKLVIRDNSITLKMTLTFPGCPLAGPITRQAQDVLEKIPNVKTVKVFLVWDPPWTPDMVKESAKDELGLS; via the coding sequence ATGAATAAAAAAACTGAGAAGAAAACCGCGAAAAAACTTCCAAAAAAAATTACCCGCCAGGACGCGGAAAATGCTCTAATGGAAGTGATCGATCCTGAATTAGGCATTAATATTGTTGATCTCGGACTGGTTTATAAACTTGTTATCCGAGACAATTCAATCACTCTGAAAATGACATTAACATTTCCGGGCTGTCCGCTGGCCGGGCCGATTACCAGGCAGGCACAGGATGTGCTGGAAAAAATACCAAACGTAAAAACTGTTAAAGTGTTTCTGGTTTGGGATCCGCCCTGGACACCGGATATGGTAAAAGAAAGCGCTAAAGATGAATTAGGACTATCGTAA